One window of the Gavia stellata isolate bGavSte3 chromosome 9, bGavSte3.hap2, whole genome shotgun sequence genome contains the following:
- the MMRN2 gene encoding multimerin-2: protein MLVKLLLICNTIGLAKLVKHSDHHGYHDGSVHKPRIYETSAYPQRTPLSHGEEGYWEAEGLREDTQDYPSSMVSSHQEESEDFEAASPQARNGNWCSFMQSRLVTYIEACMKEKYIVNSQQPCLNGAPDCQKIMYRTALKPVYQVKQKVLKSLQWKCCPGFIGKDCKQRDPNFILVPENQTEGWEEEEFSNHMSTPVDSREMLEVIQNQEALLDDLQSDIHQAVSNLGDLQRIFENNGTSMVLEANQSNSDLQERLLQRVLFPHVENFLRKHFNPMWASFNRSLQNLSNMVRNLSHDVEANKKSIERFQESTVPKKEFQELGTKFESKVQENVVKVDQVKRDMENQLQMQQASIHYNLTMIKADTDIKLKKLHKIQQSHFLALNNSIANMKQEQNNLENKFETLKKNLTELSSQHGPKDENTQLTIRQINDILAGHAKQLKELYMESDVAFQNIAVLERWFKELKKNISKYRPEDLTITLMEKSLIMEENKAAVERQMSELNYTLSNLRENYSDLLRYMEECNCQRISSDTDVLEEDLKNITYSLEGTQSHLKDMKHLESVFRDLLRNEIEDLSSAFPSIHQSLNLRQEENRQLQSQVTAFSEDIGLLKKKDEEIHRHIKYLNSSFGSLLEDAMRHEAALEALLGEEFMEVLFEEDPSILVSSVFQLQESLRHISDKIQEQNVTLESLMKRFHLLERGQQNNHDARTSHKHPKEETQTSSTLDEVSSQRSIVEHMEPNYEAAKDDSLDSSAYNDIMTLKNDIKHLSLAIKRHESRSDMNLCCNHTIANIIEPFNISVEILSADLATIKRKLEEHLLIFKKLFGSDEELAASNISLDVTKIQSMLTRKVRRQQKGQDKQRDKKKPEKHRENMQVISGRNIVPTELLEKDSLVAFHVGFSEGKDKEKTLRFNETYLNYGNSYFPEHGYFKAPHKGVYLFVISVEFSSGPALGQLSFSRGYKKTLSSSQRKTPNGNTMTTFAMAEMEKGEKVCFELLQGSVVKRSPPGTTMGGFLIFKT from the exons GAACTGGTGTTCCTTCATGCAGTCCCGCCTGGTAACATACATAGAAGCCTGCATGAAGGAGAAGTACATTGTCAACTCCCAACAGCCCTGTCTAAACGGAGCACCAGACTGCCAGAAGATCAT GTACAGGACAGCTCTGAAGCCAGTCTACCAAGTAAAACAGAAGGTTTTGAAGTCTTTGCAGTGGAAATGCTGTCCTGGATTTATTGGCAAGGACTGCAAACAGCGTG ATCCCAATTTTATTCTGGTGCCAGAAAATCAAACTGAaggatgggaagaagaggagtTCTCAAACCACA TGTCAACACCTGTGGATTCAAGAGAAATGTTGGAAGTCATTCAAAATCAGGAGGCATTACTGGATGATCTTCAAAGTGATATTCATCAAGCAGTCAGCAACTTAGGAGACTTACAgagaatatttgaaaacaacGGTACAAGCATGGTGTTAGAAGCGAACCAGAGCAATTCAG ATCTACAGGAAAGGCTTCTGCAGCGAGTTTTGTTTCCCCATGTGGAGAACTTTCTAAGGAAACATTTTAACCCAATGTGGGCAAGCTTCAACAGAAGCTTACAGAACCTCTCAAACATGGTAAGAAACCTGTCCCATGACGTGGAAGCCAACAAGAAAAGCATAGAAAGATTCCAAGAGAGCACTGTGCCCAAGAAGGAATTCCAGGAGCTGGGAACTAAGTTTGAATCAAAAGTCCAAGAAAATGTAGTGAAAGTTGATCAAGTGAAAAGAGATATGGAGAATCAACTGCAAATGCAGCAGGCTAGTATTCACTATAATCTCACCATGATCAAGGCAGATACTGACATAAAGCTCAAGAAGCTTCATAAGATACAGCAGTCCCATTTCTTAGCTTTGAACAACAGCATAGCAAACATGAAACAAGAGCAAAACaatcttgaaaataaatttgagactttgaaaaaaaatttaacagaaCTCTCCTCACAGCATGGTCCCAAAGATGAAAATACCCAGTTAACCATCAGACAAATAAATGACATTCTGGCAGGGCATGCAAAGCAGCTTAAAGAACTTTACATGGAGTCAGACGTGGCCTTTCAGAATATTGCAGTTTTAGAGAGGTGGTttaaggagttaaaaaaaaatatctcgAAGTACAGGCCAGAAGATCTTACAATAACTTTAATGGAGAAATCACTTAttatggaagaaaacaaagcagcagtggAAAGGCAGATGTCAGAGCTCAACTATACTCTCTCAAATCTTCGGGAAAACTATTCAGATCTGTTGAGGTACATGGAGGAATGTAATTGCCAGAGAATATCTTCTGACACTGATGTACTGgaggaagatttaaaaaatatcacttATTCCCTTGAAGGCACCCAATCACACTTAAAGGATATGAAGCACTTAGAGTCTGTTTTCAGAGATCTCTTGAGGAATGAAATTGAAGATCTCTCCTCAGCTTTTCCGTCTATCCATCAGTCCCTTAATCTCCgtcaagaagaaaacagacagcTTCAGTCGCAAGTTACGGCTTTTTCAGAAGACATAGGCTTGttgaagaagaaagatgaagaaattcATCGACACATCAAGTATCTAAACAGTTCTTTCGGCTCTCTTTTGGAAGATGCCATGCGCCATGAAGCAGCACTGGAAGCTTTACTGGGAGAAGAATTTATGGAAGTCTTGTTTGAAGAAGATCCTAGTATCCTAGTATCATCAGTATTTCAGCTGCAAGAATCTCTCAGACATATCTCAGATAAAATCCAAGAACAAAATGTGACTTTAGAATCTCTTATGAAGAGATTTCATCTCTTGGAGAGAGGTCAACAGAATAATCACGATGCTCGTACATCTCATAAGCATCCCAAAGAAGAAACGCAAACATCCTCTACTCTAGATGAAGTTAGTAGTCAACGCAGCATCGTAGAACATATGGAACCTAACTATGAGGCTGCCAAAGATGACTCCTTGGATAGCTCAGCTTATAACGATATCATGACTCTGAAGAATGATATCAAACACCTGAGCCTGGCAATCAAGAGGCATGAATCCAGAAGTGACATGAATCTCTGCTGCAATCACACAATAGCAAATATAATTGAGCCATTCAACATTTCTGTGGAAATTCTCTCAGCAGATTTAGCAACCATCAAGCGGAAGCTGGAGGAACatctgctgatttttaaaaagctattcgGAAGCGATGAAGAATTAGCTGCCTCAAATATAAGTCTGGATGTTACCAAGATTCAGTCAATGCTGACCAGAAAAGTGAGAAGGCAACAGAAAGGTCAAGACAAGcaaagagacaagaaaaagcctgagaagcacagagaaaatatgCAAGTGATAAGTGGAAGAAATATAGTGCCGACAGAACTTTTGGAAAAAG actcATTGGTGGCATTCCATGTGGGATTCTCAGAAggaaaggataaagaaaaaactctGAGGTTTAATGAAACTTACCTCAATTATGGAAACAGTTACTTCCCTGAACATGGCTACTTTAAAGCACCACATAAAGGTGTCTACCTGTTTGTCATCTCTGTGGAGTTCAGTTCAGGACCAGCATTAGGACAACTCTCCTTTAGCCGTGGGTACAAAAAAACTCTCTCAAGTAGTCAGAGGAAAACACCAAACGGGAACACCATGACTACTTTTGCTATGGCAGAAatggagaaaggggagaaagtATGCTTTGAATTGCTGCAGGGCTCTGTAGTGAAACGGAGTCCACCTGGGACAACAATGGGTGgatttctaatatttaaaacttga